The following are encoded in a window of Pristis pectinata isolate sPriPec2 chromosome 1, sPriPec2.1.pri, whole genome shotgun sequence genomic DNA:
- the LOC127569662 gene encoding tubulin alpha chain-like, which translates to MRECISIHVGQAGVQMGNACWELYCLEHGIESNGYRPDSRSTGGTDGSFDTFFCETAAGKHVPRAVFVDLEPSVIDQVRVGTYRQLFHPEQLITGKEDAANNYARGHYTVGKGIIEPVLDRIRKLADQCTGLQGFLVFHSFGGGTGSGFTSLLMERLSADYGKKSKLEFSVYPAPRISTAVVEPYNSILTTHTTLEHTDCAFMVDNEAIYDICQKNLDVEHPGYVNLNRLIGQIVSSITASLRFDGALNVDLIEFQTNLVPYPRIHFPLVMYAPVISAEKAYHEQMSVAEITSSCFKPGNQMVKCDPRHGKYMACCLLYRGDVVPKDVNAAIAAIKSRRTIQFVDWCPTGFKVGINYQPPTVVPGGDLAKVQRAVCMLSNTTAIAEAWARLDHKFDLMYAKRAFVHWYVGEGMEEGEFAEAREDMADLEKDYEEVGADDFGVEEEEDDF; encoded by the exons atg CGTGAATGTATCTCCATCCATGTTGGCCAGGCTGGTGTCCAGATGGGCAATGCCTGCTGGGAGCTGTACTGTCTGGAGCACGGTATCGAGTCCAACGGCTACAGACCAGACAGCAGAAGCACAGGAGGGACAGATGGCTCCTTCGACACTTTcttctgtgagacagcagctggaaaGCACGTGCCCAGGGCCGTCTTTGTGGACTTGGAGCCCTCCGTGATCG ATCAGGTCCGTGTTGGGACCTACCGACAGCTGTTCCACCCTGAGCAGCTCATCACTGGGAAGGAGGACGCTGCCAATAACTATGCTCGTGGGCACTATACTGTTGGCAAGGGAATTATAGAGCCGGTCCTGGACAGGATTCGGAAATTG GCTGACCAGTGTACTGGTCTTCAAGGCTTCTTGGTGTTTCACAGCTTTGGTGGTGGTACTGGTTCTGGTTTCACCTCTCTGTTGATGGAACGTCTGTCTGCTGACTACGGCAAGAAGTCCAAGCTGGAGTTCTCAGTCTACCCAGCTCCAAGGATTTCCACAGCTGTGGTGGAGCCCTACAATTCAATTCTGACCACCCACACCACACTGGAACATACAGACTGTGCTTTCATGGTTGACAATGAAGCCATCTATGACATCTGCCAGAAGAACCTTGACGTTGAACATCCAGGGTACGTCAACTTAAACAGGCTGATTGGTCAGATTGTGTCATCGATCACAGCTTCTCTTCGCTTCGATGGAGCTCTGAATGTTGATTTGATAGAATTCCAGACCAATTTGGTGCCTTATCCTCGAATCCACTTCCCTCTGGTGATGTATGCACCGGTGATCTCAGCTGAGAAAGCCTACCATGAGCAAATGTCTGTGGCTGAGATCACCAGTTCGTGTTTCAAGCCAGGCAACCAGATGGTCAAGTGTGACCCTCGCCATGGCAAGTACATGGCTTGCTGCCTGCTGTATCGGGGCGACGTGGTGCCAAAAGATGTCAACGCTGCTATTGCAGCCATCAAAAGCAGGCGTACGATCCAGTTTGTCGACTGGTGCCCGACTGGCTTCAAGGTTGGCATCAACTACCAGCCTCCCACTGTGGTGCCTGGTGGGGACCTGGCAAAGGTGCAGCGAGCAGTGTGTATGCTAAGCAACACCACTGCCATCGCTGAAGCTTGGGCACGCCTTGACCACAAGTTTGACCTGATGTATGCCAAACGTGCCTTTGTGCATTGGTAtgttggggaggggatggaggagggggagtttGCTGAGGCCCGGGAAGACATGGCAGACTTGGAGAAGGATTATGAAGAGGTTGGAGCTGATGACTttggtgtggaggaggaggaagacgaTTTCTGA
- the LOC127569652 gene encoding tubulin alpha-8 chain-like — MRECISIHVGQAGVQMGNACWELYCLEHGIQPNGHRLDGKSNAEADDSFDTFFCEMGSGKHVPRAIFLDLEPSVIDEVRTGAYRQLFHPEQLISGKEDAANNYARGHYTIGKELIDPVLERLRKLADQCTGLQGFFVFHSFGGGTGSGFTSLLMERLSVDYGKKSKLEFCIYPAPQISTAVVEPYNAILTTHTTLEHTDCSFMVDNEAIYNICRRNLDIERPGYVNLNRLIGQIVSSITASLRFDGALNVDLTEFQTNLVPYPRIHFPLVTYAPVISAEKAYHEQLSVAEITSSCFEPGNQMVKCDPRHGKYMACCLLYRGDVVPKDVNAAIAAIKTRRSIQFVDWCPTGFKVGINYQPPTVVPGGDLAKVQRAVCMLSNTTAIAEAWARLDHKFDLMYAKRAFVHWYVGEGMEEGEFSEAREDLAALEKDYEEVCADSTADDNDGEEF, encoded by the exons ATG CGTGAATGTATCTCCATCCATGTTGGCCAGGCTGGTGTCCAGATGGGCAATGCCTGCTGGGAGCTGTACTGTCTCGAACATGGCATCCAGCCCAATGGCCATAGACTGGACGGCAAAAGCAACGCGGAGGCTGACGACTCATTCGACACCTTCTTCTGTGAGATGGGGTCTGGGAAACATGTGCCCAGGGCGATCTTTCTGGACCTGGAACCATCTGTGATCG ATGAGGTCCGTACTGGTGCCTATCGCCAGCTCTTCCATCCTGAGCAGCTCATCTCTGGCAAGGAAGATGCTGCCAACAATTATGCCCGTGGGCACTACACCATTGGCAAGGAACTGATTGATCCCGTCTTGGAGAGACTTCGGAAACTG GCTGACCAGTGTACGGGGCTGCAAGGCTTCTTTGTGTTCCACAGCTTTGGTGGTGGTACCGGCTCTGGTTTCACCTCCCTGTTGATGGAACGTCTTTCCGTTGACTACGGCAAGAAGTCCAAGCTGGAGTTCTGCATCTACCCAGCTCCTCAGATCTCAACAGCTGTGGTGGAGCCCTACAACGCCATTCTGACTACCCACACCACACTGGAGCACACCGATTGTTCCTTCATGGTGGACAATGAGGCCATCTACAACATCTGTCGCAGAAATCTGGATATCGAGCGCCCCGGCTATGTAAACCTCAACAGGCTGATTGGTCAGATTGTGTCGTCGATCACAGCTTCTCTTCGCTTCGATGGAGCTCTGAATGTTGATCTGACAGAGTTCCAGACCAATTTGGTGCCTTATCCCCGAATCCATTTCCCTCTGGTGACGTATGCTCCAGTGATCTCGGCTGAGAAAGCTTACCATGAGCAATTAAGTGTGGCTGAGATCACCAGTTCCTGCTTTGAGCCGGGCAACCAGATGGTCAAGTGTGACCCTCGCCATGGCAAGTACATGGCTTGCTGCCTGCTGTATCGGGGTGATGTGGTGCCGAAAGATGTCAACGCTGCTATTGCAGCCATCAAGACCAGGCGGAGCATCCAGTTTGTCGACTGGTGCCCGACTGGCTTCAAGGTTGGCATCAACTACCAGCCTCCCACTGTGGTGCCTGGTGGGGACCTGGCCAAGGTGCAGCGTGCGGTGTGTATGCTGAGCAACACCACTGCCATCGCTGAAGCTTGGGCACGTCTCGACCACAAGTTTGACCTGATGTACGCCAAGCGCGCCTTTGTGCATTGGTATGTTGGGGAGGGTATGGAGGAGGGGGAGTTCTCCGAGGCCCGGGAAGATCTAGCAGCCCTGGAGAAGGATTACGAGGAGGTCTGTGCAGATAGCACAGCGGATGATAATGATGGAGAGGAATTTTGA